The stretch of DNA caagcgctcaatattgtactaaataaaggaagtttttagtgcaatccttccagggagtttctggaagaagagtggacgtaggcgggttggccgaaccacttaaaaatctctcttgcatttacttacagtttttttatctctcgctaacttctcgattgcactgcatataaacgcacctctcgaactaactactcgtgctaactaaaaggggataacatttccgctgcgcataaaactttgtcttcacctcgtgaggtatcgaacctaaacatcctaagttcaatacacacgagaggtcgaaaagatttgcaaaatcttatacaagtctattcacccccccctctagacttgtaccccatccccttgggaccaacagacaaatctctggcgaacaagctgcgcctgaaggagcggctgtacacaatccgtatgacggaaggtacttcaattcagtctcatttggatgaattcaattctattttattggacttggaaaatattgatgtcgtaattgatgatgaggatcgtgctattttattgcttgtttctctccctgaatcatacaagcatttcaaagaaattatgctgtatggtaattctcttggagtcctaatcaaagaaattatgctgtatggtaattctcttggagtcctaactaaagaaattatgctgtatggtaattctcttggagtcctaactttagaaattatgctgtatggtaattctcttggagtcctaactttcgaaattatgctgtatggtaatTCTCTTGGAGTCCTAACTTTCGAAAGTGTTAAGTCGAACTTActgtccaaagaaaaatttgacttagaaactaagtctggggacaaaggtgaaggcttgactgttaggggtcgttcagttgaaacggatagtagcaataaaaaatctagatccaagtccaaagggcgtaagtccaacaaatcctgtaagtactgcaaaaagcatggtcatgatgtgactgaatgcttcaaactgaagaacaagcaagagagagagaagaagtccgctgaagctagtgttgttgaaagtgattcagaaggcgatgtgatgttatctgttagctccggtgacaaaCGAAGCGAAactgagtggattctggactctggttgtacattccacatgtgtccacACAAAGACTGGTTCGTCTCTCTAGAACcagttgatggtggagttgtcttgctgggtaatgatacccaatgcaaggttagtggaattggaagtgttcaaattaaaactcatgataacgttatcaggactcttaccaatgttcggtatattcctgatttgaaacgcaatctgatttcattgggcaccttggaatctttagggtgcaagtacacagctgaaggtggagttctgAAGGTTATAAAAGGCTCTCTCGTTCTcatgaaagcttctcgttctggaagcttgtacgtgttgcatggcagtactgtgacaggttcagttgcggtatcctcatcggtgtctgatgctgatctcactcaactatggcatatgcgtctggggcatatgagtgagaaaggcatgcatatcctgagcaagaaaggcctccTCGGTTTAGATacgggtaaattacaattttgtgagcattgtgtttttgggaaacaaaagagggttagtttctctactgctacacaccgtaccaaagatgtattggaatatatacattctgatttatggggaccgactaaagtccagtctatgggaggctgtagatattttatgtctattattgatgacttttctcgtaaagtctgggtctatttcctgaaacataaaaatcaggcattttctattttcaaaaagtggaaaattctcATTGAAACTCAGACAGGAaaaaaggtcaagaagctcAGGACAGACAATGGCTTGGAGTTCTGTGAGACAGATTTCACTGAGTTCTGTGCAGCACAAGGAATTGCCAGGCACAAGACCTTGCCTGGAAAACCCTAGCAGAATGGTGTTGTCGAACGTATGAACAGGACTCTGTTAgagagagctcgttgtatgctctctaatgctgggttatggAAACGGCGTGACTTTTGGGCCGAGGCCGTTTCTActgcatcctatttggtaaataggtctccacattcatccctcgatttcaaaattccagaagaagtttggtcaggtaatcctgttgactactctatgttacgagtttttggatgtcctgctTATGTTCATTCCagtacgggtaaattaaaccctagagctgtcaaatgcatttttCTTGGTTATGCCTCTGAGTCAAAAGGGTATCGTCTATGGTCTCCTGATTCTCATAAGATCATTTTAAGTCaagatatcacttttgatgaaaatgcactacGTTCTTCTGGAAAGGATCGTGTTATTCCCAGTACAGGTGATACGCAGATTACTGGTGAgaaggtggagtttgagttcaaGCCTATGAATAGTATTACTACCATTGATGGTAATACTAAcgatgatgcatctactagtaCTGCGCCTCTCGTCGAGCAACAACGAGAGTACTCTATTGCCCAAGACCGGCctaggaggacaattaaaaaacctgctagatatgctagtgatgatgaaacccacttggttgcttatgcTCTTTCAGTTGCACAGGAGTTTGATGGTGATCCATCTTGCTGTTCTGAGGCTCTTTCCTATGTCAACTCGtccaagtggttggttgcttaCCAAGCCTCTTCCAATTGTTAAGTTCAAACAATGTTTGAATTTAGTTAGCTGTTCCAGCTGTTAATTCTCATAGTGaatttgatccaaggtggagattgttagaATATGATAATTTGGGTGGCTCAAATTTGCTTGGACCATTTCTCCGTTTTTGTCGAGCGCCTGTACACATTCCTACACTATGTTCCGTGTTCATCTCTCCACCATGAAATGCCGTTTTTGTCTCCTATTTTGATTGTATAAATAGGTATAAGCATTTGCTTTGTAATTTGCATCAATACAAttcattatcaatttaatttgaattcatttcctttcttttgtcAGCTTCacgtacgtatatatatatatttccttgtTATTCTCTATtaagagattaatatatatatatatatattttttataatttcccAATTTAGCAATTTCCTTATTTGTCATTATTATATTGTccttattatttaacttctataattctcaattttcgattattccttccgcattattccgctatattcctaacacttTCTTTACtgctctttctttctttcctgtTCTTTCTGTCAGCCTTCTACTCCATTATTGCTACACACCCCtccccctttatatatataatatatattcttgatcATTTCGAATGGAGCGTTATACTTTGTAGTGGGttttgaattcaaaaattatgtttttggtTTTGGATTTATGTTTTACTAAATTCTGTTCATAATTCAATtgtatatatcttttttgtGTATGGATTTTGTCTCTGGCAGTGTTGATTTATATAGGGTTCTGATAATtcgtatttaattatttgtgggtTTCGGAGTTCCTGACTCAATCGGGTAATTGACAGTCTGCTTTCAGTATAAGGATAGAGGGTTCTGATAATTTGTATTAACTGTTCGTGGGTTTTGATTTCCTGTGTCAATCGGTAATATTTTGACAGTCTGCTTTCAATTcgttatttcatcatttttgaattcaaaaatTCTGTTTGAAAAGTTGTTTTTTGATGTAGTGAATTTGGTTAGTTTGATACATTCTGCTGTAACTTGTGAATTCTTGATTGAGGCCTGTGTGCTTGATCATTGTATTTGATGTAGTGAATTTGGTTATTTTGATACATTTTGCTGTAATTTAAGGTAGATTCTTATTGATTCTTTATAATGGGTTGTGTTCTTTTATCATTATTTGTTcaatttgtttttgatatatatattgaattgggATATTTGTTCATTATTTGACTTTTGGTGGTTTTAAGtgtaatttttacttttgaaatgATAATGACTTTTAGTTATTTGAAGTGGTTCACTGTTATCATGTAtactttattgtttttgtttttgttttttaaatataaatttatcttCTTTTCAAGTATTTTAGTTCAAATGAACTGTATCGATTATTGGACCTATGAATTCTTGATTCTGTTTTCTTGGGCTTTCTTTAAATATTGTTTGGTAAATTCAATTGTGTATCTTTTAGTGTATGTGTTTTGTTTGTGGTATTGATTTATAGGGTTTTGTTAATTCGTAGTAATTTTTTTGTGGGTTATGGagttcctttatttatttatttttaaatatttaatatagtgAATGGAGTTGTTTTGACAGTATAGAATTTTTTGGTAAGGCCTTGTGTGCTTtgaatatcttttatttttggatatatttaattgttttattttgacaaattgtGCTGTAACATAAGGGGAGCTGTATGGATTCCTTCCTGATTGATTGAGGTCTGTGTGTTCTGTTATTAACTTCAGTTATATTTGATGTAGTATATTGGGTTATTTTGACACATTCTACGGTGAATTCTTATTGATTCTTCTTGTTGGGGCTTTGAGTTCTTTAATCATTATTTGTTCtatttgtttttgatatattgaattgGGTTTATTTTGACACACCCCAGTTATTGTAGTGAATTGTGTATGGTTTTCAGTGGTTTCAATTGTTTCTAATTTTTGAAATGATTTTCAGCATTTTAAGTATTCTTTTTAGTTCTTGAAATGATGTTATTTAAGtgttctttttagtttttgaaatgCTGTTCAGCATTTTTAAGTGTTTTGAATtgctctttttatttttttaaagtgattTTTTGTAGTAAGTCTTTTGAATTCaagattttgttttcttgaGTTCTTTTACTAAATACTGTTGGAttcaattgtatatatttttgtgtatggGTTTTGTCTATGTTGTGGAAGTGTTGATTTCTAGTGTTCTGTTTATTGTTTATTCGTATGGGTTTTGTCTCTGTTGTGGAAGTGTTGATTTCTAGTGTTCTGTTTATTGTTTATTCGTAGTAATTATTAGGGGGGTTTTGGATTccctttgttgttttttttaatatgtatttGTATAAAGTGAATTTGGTTATATTGATAGTGCGTTAAAATATGATGTGAATCCATATTCATTCTTTTTTGTGGGGCTTTTGTGCTTTTTGATAATTAAGTATTTCTTTTTTGGATatttaattgctttatttttgaTGGACTCTGTTTTAATATTAGGTGAATTGTTATGGATTTTTTCTGATCTAGACCTGTGAGCTTAGATCATTAATTGTTCTAGTTGTTTTTGATGTTATTTTGACATATTCTGCCTTAATTTAAGGTGAATTCTTGATTCTTCTTGATGGATCTTTGGGTTCTTTATCATCATTTGCcgcatttgtttttttttattatatataaattgggTTATTTTGACACCATGTTGTGAATAAAgtaaatttttctttatttttcttctttatggaGGCTTGGTATTACATTGTTTCACCCGCATTTAATTGTCTAGTAAGATGGCTACTCTGTACCTTAATTACTTAAGACATTTAACATAGCATTGCTTATATAGTATATAATCCATGTATGCATGTGGTATTCTCTGGTTTGCCATTTTTTCTTTCATGTACCAGGAATGAGTATGAGAGTATCCATAGTTCActgaaatctttttttttactagTTAGACTGTTCGGTTTTTGCGTTAAAATATGTCTTTGTTTAttgtttacattttattttcattcaatTGGTTATGTTAAAATAtgtctttgtttattttttacattttattttcattcaattggttatgttggtctgccgagtGATTAACCTTGGCCTTGAAACCAacgagaagaaaataaaaaaatagtttgccATTGAACTGAAGTAATATTATTATACCTACTCAGTttcttattcatttttattttgccATTGACATAAGTGGCATATATGTTTGTTGCTCTCTTAGCCTTttcttcaattaattaataataaaaacacaatgcAGGTTACTCCCTTCGAAATAAGCAAAATCATGTGCAACTGATTCCATAAAAACTCAGATATGCAATGCTATGATCTTAGTGATAACTGGTATGTGGGAGAATAATTGAGCAGTGGACATTGGGAAGTCAACCGACTTTGAACCTAAAAGTCTCTAATTTcatacatacatgcatttgATCAGACCTTCCATCTATTTATAGCAAATGGAAAGTTTAGTCtacaactttaatttatgtAAGTGAAGTAATAGAACGCTTTGGAAAGTCACAAGTCTACAAGCTAAACATGATAATATCCTTATACAGACctagattatatatattctaagcTTATTCTGGTTGTCTAGCTTACTAGTTGTGTACACTATTCCATTAACTAAGTATCAGGCTATAGAGATTAACCAAAATTAGAGATCATATATGCATTTGACCGTTGCAAACTTATATTTCTAATAGCACGGTGGTGGTGCCCCAAAATCAAGTTGTCAGGCACCGGATTAAAATAACACTATATTATCTATATTGATgagatgcattttttttttctgcttaCTCATTCACAATGAGGAGGTGGTAGTACTCCAAAATCAAGTTGtcatgcatattatattatctatataggtgataagtgttttttttttgtttttttttttaaaaattgggtGAGCTCATATTCTGACGGTGGTGGTGTCCcattataactatatatattggtGAGTTGTGATAAGTATTGCCACCGCTTTCAACATTACCAGAAAGAGTAGTGTAAGTTTTATGGGAGTTTCTCTAAAATTGGTAAACTTAGACTATAATAATTATGGTGTGTTGCTTTACAATCTAAGCGGGGAATTAGCAGAGATTAATTCCCTTGTATATATGTGTttgatacaaattaaactttACCTTATTATTAAAAGCCAACAATGAATTGAATCACTTTGGAAGACAATAATAAGAAGGCTTTATCCAATAACACATCCATCCATCCATGATAGATATCTCAAACTTTAGCCATAAAACTGGTTATTATTACTTCTCTGATCCTCAATGCAAAACCATCACTTACCCACTCTCCCAAACTATTCTTCAAAACTCCAGAACTCCCACAAAAAAAGGCTTTGCAAAATTTTTCACTCTTCTTATTTAAcctatttattttactttcagTTGAGGCTTAtttgcaaattaaagaaataaatccTTAAACCGTTAATTTGTGGGCAGGTCAAGGTAGGATTAGTCGAGGTGAGGGTACTTGTTCAAGTTAGGTGTAACATAAACATCTGACTCGGGGCGGTGATCAACAACGTTGACGCTCATCTGAGTGGATGATATATGTATCCCCCTCTAAATTGCATCGATCCTATATCCAACTGTCGTGGCTCGATTCTGAATCTCTTTTGGCGTGAGTTGGCGGTGGTGGCCATCACCAACCAGGCAATCCGGGAAGTTAAGCTTGGCTCCCGGGCCACGCAAGTAAAAGAGGGCCACGTCGTAGGCCCGAGCAGCAGCCACCGGGGTATAGTAGGAGCAGAGCCAGAGCCTTGTATTCGTATCGCGAATCTCAGCTACCCACTTTCCCCACTTTCTCATACGAATCCCTTTGCATGGATTCTTTTGCTTAGGCCCTCGCTTCTTCTTTTCCGCTCCTCCACCTCTACTAGCTCCAACACCATCTCTGCTACCGGCAGCCATCAAACCAAAACCACAActctaattttcttttaattttctctctTAATGTGTATAGAAGGGAAGGGGAAGCGCTTATATACTCTGAAGGGAAGCTGAAATCCAATTATATTGAATGGGAAgaaaattcttttaaaatttttattagattGAGAGTATTATCTTTATGTGCAGCGTTATCATGTGAAGATGCGTTAAAAATTTTTCATTAGATTGATGTTATTATCTTTTATATGTAGTGTCATCATCTGAAgttgttttttaaatattttcattaacTTGACACTATTATCTTTTATGTGCGGTGCCATTATGTGAAGGTGCCTCCTAAGAATAAAACTAATATAGATTTATATGTAGTGACgcacataatattttatatacaaacTTCTAGCTAGTTTCTTAGTATTCATGTTTTACTCACCCTATATATGGTATGTTTTAGTtcatccataaaaaaaaaaaaaaaaaaaaaaaaaaaaaaaaggtggaaaTCAAGTTATATAGGATGAGATTAGAAAATTGTAATGAGATTGAAATATTATCTTTCATATATGTGCCATCGTGTGAAGGTGCCTCGTAAGAATAAAAACGGTATAGATTTATACATAGGGAGGTACGTAATATTATACACGCTACTAGTttcttattattcatttttcacTCACAGCATATGTGGTTGttttagttcatcaaaaaaaaaaaaaaaaagagtggaaATCAAGTTGATGAGAAAATttccatgaaattgaaatattatcTTTCATGTGTCATCATGTGAAGGTGGCTTGTAAGGATGAAAATGGTATACATTTATATGAAGTGACGTAGGTAATATTATACACACTTCTAGTTtcatattattcattttttttactcACGCATATATAGTATGTTTTAGttcattccaaaaaaaaaaaaaaaagagtggaaATCAGGTTATATAGGATGAGAAAAAAATATTNTCAGGTTATATAGgatgagaaaaaaatatttctattagTTTGACATGTTATCTGATCTCTCATGCATGTGTCATCATGTAAAGGCGCCTCGTAAGGAAAAAAacagtatatatacatttatatgaaGTGACGTACGTAATATTATACACCCTTCTAGAttcttattattcatttttttattcaCCGCATATATGGTATGTTTTagttcattcaaaaaaaaaaaaagagtgaaaatTAAGTTATATagtatgagaaaaaaaaattcagtagATTGATACCCATATTATCTTTCATGTATCATCATGTGAAGGTGCCTTGTAAGGATAAAAACGATATACATTTTTTTGAACGTACATAATATTATACACACTTCTAGTTTCTTATTATTCATGTTGTACTCACCGCATATATGGGGTCATATAGGAcgatgagaaaaaaaattccatgACATATTATCTTTCATGTGTTATCATGTGAATGTGCCTAGTGATTAGTTCAGGGATCAATTATCCAAGTGATCGAGGATAGTTGTTTAGTGTAATGTAAACATCTGAGTTACAATCAATCATGTTTTTATTAACATGTAATCAGCTAGATACCACTTATCATACACTTATTTTGCACTTAATCCGCACTAACTTATCTTTCACATTTACCTTccaaacaaatcaaaacaaaattaatatactttAAAAGGCAGCCTTCCTCGCGCTATTCGATCATATGTACGTATGCATGGCTTCTTTTGTTTGCCCTAGCTAacgcttcttcttctccactcCTTCGG from Ipomoea triloba cultivar NCNSP0323 chromosome 7, ASM357664v1 encodes:
- the LOC116024348 gene encoding ethylene-responsive transcription factor ERF010-like; its protein translation is MAAGSRDGVGASRGGGAEKKKRGPKQKNPCKGIRMRKWGKWVAEIRDTNTRLWLCSYYTPVAAARAYDVALFYLRGPGAKLNFPDCLVGDGHHRQLTPKEIQNRATTVGYRIDAI